Proteins encoded together in one Streptomyces sp. NA04227 window:
- a CDS encoding DAK2 domain-containing protein, with translation MPQFLDAGAVRAWCGLALRALGRDREAIDAINVYPVADGDTGTNLYLTVESAAQAVEEAFAGATAAAARTRTDIGTGAGGDAAHTTPDDASVRGEGAGGDSLSLGEAVRAMAHGALLGARGNSGTILAQLLRGMAQVLTGDRNGAKGAPADERGADGLALARALRGAAEAGYRAVAHPVEGTVLTVATAAARAADRLGGERDCGEVARAAYEGAREALARTPGQLAVLGRAGVVDAGGRGLVAVLAALVEALTGRRPLSAETSGAKAGPGGDVRGPGAPTSALLPDESSAAFPAEPSALLPEECGEAAPDGTGPAFEVIYLLEAADEAVDRLRARLDGLGDSLVVVGGDGLWNVHVHVDDAGAAVEAGVEAGRPYRIRITHFAAGDAHMRAGRPPRARVPRAVVAVVPGEGLAGLYAEAGATTVPQRPGRRLASTELVQAIHRAHADEVVLLPNDAELRPTAAAAAERARSEGLRIALIPTRSPVQGLSALAVHEPERRFDEDVVQMTSAAGATRYGELSIAERQSWTSAGICQAGDVLGLIDGDVAVIGAEVTGMAITVLDRMLSAGGELVTLILGESVPEALAEILEQHVREVHLAVDTVVYRGGRESALLLIGVE, from the coding sequence AGTTCCTCGACGCCGGCGCCGTACGCGCCTGGTGCGGGCTCGCGCTCAGGGCGCTGGGGCGGGACCGCGAGGCGATCGACGCGATCAACGTGTATCCCGTCGCGGACGGGGACACCGGCACCAACCTCTACCTGACCGTCGAGTCGGCGGCGCAGGCCGTCGAAGAGGCTTTCGCCGGGGCTACGGCAGCGGCTGCACGTACGCGTACGGACATCGGGACCGGAGCCGGAGGCGATGCCGCGCACACGACCCCCGATGACGCTTCCGTACGCGGAGAGGGCGCGGGCGGTGACTCCCTGTCGCTCGGCGAGGCCGTACGCGCCATGGCGCACGGCGCATTGCTCGGCGCGCGCGGCAATTCGGGCACGATCCTGGCTCAGCTCCTGCGGGGTATGGCCCAGGTGCTGACCGGGGACAGGAACGGGGCCAAGGGGGCCCCGGCGGATGAGCGCGGTGCCGACGGGCTCGCGCTGGCGCGGGCGCTGCGCGGGGCGGCCGAGGCCGGGTACCGGGCCGTGGCGCACCCGGTGGAGGGCACCGTGCTGACCGTTGCCACGGCGGCGGCCCGGGCGGCGGACCGGCTGGGTGGCGAGCGCGACTGCGGCGAGGTGGCGCGGGCCGCGTACGAGGGTGCGCGGGAGGCGCTGGCCAGGACGCCGGGACAGCTCGCGGTGCTCGGCCGGGCCGGAGTGGTGGACGCCGGGGGCCGGGGCCTGGTCGCCGTCCTCGCGGCGCTGGTCGAGGCGCTCACCGGGCGGCGCCCTCTCTCGGCCGAGACCTCGGGTGCGAAGGCGGGCCCGGGCGGTGACGTACGGGGGCCCGGGGCCCCGACGAGCGCGTTGCTCCCGGACGAGTCGAGCGCGGCGTTCCCGGCCGAGCCGAGTGCGTTGCTCCCGGAGGAGTGCGGGGAAGCGGCGCCGGACGGGACGGGCCCCGCGTTCGAGGTGATCTATCTGCTCGAAGCCGCGGACGAGGCGGTCGACCGGCTGCGGGCGCGGCTCGACGGGCTGGGGGACTCCCTGGTGGTCGTCGGCGGCGACGGGCTGTGGAACGTCCATGTGCATGTGGACGACGCGGGCGCCGCCGTCGAGGCCGGAGTCGAGGCGGGGCGTCCGTACCGCATTCGCATCACGCATTTCGCGGCCGGGGACGCGCACATGCGTGCCGGGCGCCCGCCGCGCGCGCGGGTGCCGCGCGCGGTGGTGGCCGTGGTCCCCGGCGAGGGCCTCGCCGGGCTGTACGCGGAGGCGGGCGCGACGACCGTTCCGCAGCGGCCTGGACGTCGGCTCGCCAGTACCGAACTGGTGCAGGCCATACACCGTGCCCACGCCGACGAGGTCGTACTGCTTCCCAACGACGCGGAGTTGAGGCCCACCGCCGCGGCCGCCGCCGAGCGGGCGCGCTCGGAGGGGCTGCGGATCGCGCTGATCCCGACCCGGTCGCCGGTGCAGGGTCTGTCCGCGCTCGCGGTGCACGAGCCGGAGCGCCGGTTCGACGAGGACGTGGTCCAGATGACCTCGGCCGCGGGGGCCACCCGGTACGGCGAACTCAGCATCGCCGAGCGGCAGTCGTGGACCAGCGCGGGCATCTGTCAGGCCGGGGACGTACTCGGCCTGATCGACGGCGACGTGGCCGTGATCGGCGCCGAGGTCACCGGCATGGCGATCACCGTCCTGGACCGGATGCTGTCGGCGGGCGGTGAACTGGTGACCCTGATCCTCGGCGAGTCAGTGCCCGAGGCGCTCGCCGAGATTCTCGAACAGCACGTGCGCGAGGTGCACTTGGCCGTGGACACGGTGGTCTACCGGGGCGGCCGCGAGTCGGCGCTGCTGCTCATCGGGGTCGAGTAG
- a CDS encoding tetratricopeptide repeat protein: protein MTQLSDGAVDFDGLRAAIAENDEQPEGPARNARAEELLAQAEQLGIPLAVVEALGHQLQSYNYSSEKDKMFVPFARLLRMWDERPDDFDTYEAHSLHWVFKWMSSGMLEQPHIPLASIEKWLGEMEHRYRLAGYSERAVRCCEHAVAHHIGDLARAERAYQAWLAAERDDMADCHACELHEQGAWKARLGDDAAALELWQPVLAGTYTCAHEPHAVLASSLLPLLRENRRDEARAHHLRGLRLVRGMESMRDAYADHVEFCALTGNEARALELLAERPAYFVSDGDPASRMEFLAVVARLMDRLVELGLGAQPVPGPPGREWRADALGAHARDGALELAALFDARNGTAHIGERVRARMAREPLAERLALGVRAGRPVTPPRPAPPAHRSEAPTDDLPALLDAARTATEELRPESVSAWAAVARAATEQDAVLDAVDLARLAEHRGLDGRTPREEAVRHFEEAAERYEEAGDGGEAEASRARAAHALAHFGSPVRALADVDTCREKVLTLYGAGDTGPRQAGAVLAARLRILLAAVQERMGEAAPETDPAANAQADPGGAADTTEPPLAAAESAARELLAHAASHTEDLQLAARSAEARGALGELAEHRGEFGEAADGYARAAEEYVAASLPWFAVEYEVRLTDVRYRLCDREGALAAGYAALEHGAGRLPPPALARVHLRLADLLGARGELADAVTHALDAAHWADEAGESGTFGAWARHKLGGFLLHQGRAAEAAEVLEGALAEISTEIHGEGTVVQTRWWLGESLSALGEHRLAAEHWLRAAETAATWPDQSDHAALAHLAAEALSRSELPEQADRAYGRAGELWQELGNPHGLVRSLRARAWLAQELGEPARARELMTTALHTTESALAAAPEEGEDRDRLALEHADTLRQLGELLPRITQGDPARDTDGHARTAYEEALALLDRAVAGFAPLGAAARDRRSAAEIEAGWLAHHLGRPEEAAARAERVRAEYADEDSAVAARHRGQAAELSTAVRQLSQEAVPSEGR from the coding sequence GTGACCCAACTGAGCGACGGGGCAGTGGACTTCGACGGGCTGCGGGCGGCGATCGCCGAGAACGACGAGCAGCCGGAGGGTCCGGCCCGCAACGCCCGTGCCGAGGAACTCCTCGCGCAGGCGGAGCAGTTGGGCATTCCGCTCGCGGTCGTCGAGGCACTCGGCCATCAACTGCAGTCGTACAACTACAGCTCCGAGAAGGACAAGATGTTCGTGCCCTTCGCGCGGCTGCTGCGGATGTGGGACGAACGCCCCGACGACTTCGACACCTACGAGGCCCACTCGCTGCACTGGGTCTTCAAGTGGATGTCCTCCGGGATGCTGGAGCAGCCGCACATCCCGCTGGCCTCCATCGAGAAGTGGCTCGGCGAGATGGAGCACCGCTACCGGCTCGCCGGGTACTCCGAGCGCGCGGTGCGCTGCTGCGAGCACGCGGTGGCCCACCACATCGGCGATCTGGCGCGCGCCGAACGCGCGTACCAGGCGTGGCTGGCGGCCGAGCGCGACGACATGGCCGACTGCCATGCCTGCGAACTGCACGAGCAGGGCGCGTGGAAGGCCCGGCTCGGCGACGACGCGGCGGCTCTGGAGCTGTGGCAGCCGGTACTCGCGGGCACCTACACCTGCGCCCACGAGCCGCACGCGGTGCTGGCCTCCTCGCTGCTGCCGCTGCTGCGCGAGAACCGCAGGGACGAGGCACGCGCCCACCATCTGCGCGGGCTGCGGCTGGTGCGCGGCATGGAGAGCATGCGGGACGCGTACGCCGACCATGTCGAGTTCTGCGCCCTGACCGGCAACGAGGCGCGCGCCCTGGAACTGCTCGCCGAACGGCCCGCGTACTTCGTCTCGGACGGCGACCCGGCCAGCCGGATGGAGTTCCTCGCGGTGGTCGCGCGGCTCATGGACCGCCTGGTCGAACTCGGCCTCGGCGCCCAGCCGGTACCCGGGCCGCCCGGACGTGAATGGCGGGCCGACGCGCTCGGCGCGCACGCCCGCGACGGCGCGCTGGAGCTCGCCGCGCTGTTCGACGCCCGCAACGGCACCGCGCACATCGGTGAGCGGGTGCGCGCACGCATGGCGCGCGAGCCCCTCGCGGAGCGCCTGGCTCTCGGCGTGCGCGCCGGGCGCCCGGTCACACCACCGCGCCCGGCGCCACCCGCGCACCGGAGCGAGGCCCCCACCGACGACCTGCCCGCCCTCCTCGACGCGGCACGGACCGCCACCGAGGAACTGCGCCCGGAGTCCGTGTCCGCCTGGGCGGCGGTCGCACGGGCGGCGACGGAGCAGGACGCCGTACTCGACGCGGTGGACCTGGCCCGGCTCGCCGAGCACCGCGGCCTGGACGGCCGCACGCCGCGCGAGGAGGCGGTGCGCCACTTCGAGGAGGCCGCCGAACGGTACGAGGAGGCCGGTGACGGCGGCGAGGCCGAGGCCTCGCGCGCCCGCGCCGCCCACGCCCTGGCCCACTTCGGCTCGCCCGTGCGGGCCCTGGCCGACGTCGACACCTGTCGCGAGAAGGTGCTCACGCTGTACGGCGCCGGGGACACCGGCCCCCGGCAGGCGGGTGCGGTCCTCGCCGCACGCCTGCGGATCCTGCTGGCAGCCGTACAGGAGCGGATGGGCGAGGCGGCGCCGGAAACCGATCCCGCTGCGAACGCCCAGGCCGACCCGGGCGGTGCCGCCGACACGACCGAACCGCCCCTGGCCGCCGCCGAGTCCGCCGCCCGGGAACTCCTCGCGCACGCCGCCTCGCACACCGAGGACCTCCAACTGGCCGCCCGGTCCGCCGAGGCACGCGGCGCGCTGGGTGAACTCGCCGAGCACCGGGGCGAGTTCGGCGAGGCAGCAGACGGGTACGCGCGCGCCGCCGAGGAGTACGTCGCGGCCTCGCTGCCCTGGTTCGCGGTCGAGTACGAGGTCCGGCTCACCGACGTGCGGTACCGGCTCTGCGACCGCGAGGGTGCCCTGGCCGCGGGCTACGCGGCCCTGGAGCACGGGGCGGGCCGGCTCCCGCCGCCCGCTCTGGCCCGAGTGCACCTGCGCCTGGCCGATCTGCTCGGCGCCCGGGGCGAGTTGGCCGACGCGGTCACCCACGCCCTGGACGCGGCCCACTGGGCCGACGAGGCGGGCGAGAGCGGCACCTTCGGCGCCTGGGCCCGGCACAAGCTGGGCGGGTTCCTGCTGCACCAGGGCCGCGCCGCCGAGGCCGCGGAGGTACTGGAGGGCGCGCTCGCCGAGATCTCCACCGAGATCCACGGCGAGGGCACCGTGGTCCAGACCCGCTGGTGGCTGGGCGAGAGCCTCAGCGCACTCGGGGAGCACCGTTTGGCCGCCGAGCACTGGCTGCGGGCCGCGGAGACCGCCGCGACCTGGCCGGACCAGAGCGATCACGCGGCCCTGGCCCATCTCGCCGCCGAGGCGCTGAGCCGCTCGGAACTGCCCGAGCAGGCCGACCGTGCCTACGGGCGCGCCGGTGAGCTGTGGCAGGAGCTCGGCAATCCGCACGGGCTGGTCCGCAGCCTGCGCGCCCGCGCCTGGCTCGCCCAGGAACTCGGCGAGCCCGCCCGGGCACGGGAGTTGATGACGACCGCGCTGCACACGACCGAGTCCGCGCTCGCCGCCGCGCCCGAGGAAGGCGAGGACCGTGACCGGCTCGCCCTCGAACACGCCGACACCCTGCGGCAGTTGGGCGAGCTGCTGCCCCGGATCACCCAGGGCGACCCGGCCCGGGACACGGACGGCCACGCACGCACGGCGTACGAGGAGGCACTCGCCCTGCTCGACCGCGCCGTGGCCGGATTCGCCCCGCTGGGCGCGGCGGCCCGCGACCGCCGCAGCGCCGCCGAGATCGAGGCGGGCTGGCTGGCCCACCACCTCGGCCGCCCCGAGGAGGCCGCCGCGCGGGCCGAGCGGGTACGTGCCGAGTACGCCGACGAGGACTCCGCCGTCGCCGCCCGGCATCGCGGACAGGCGGCCGAACTGTCCACCGCGGTACGTCAGTTGAGCCAGGAGGCGGTGCCGTCCGAGGGGCGGTGA
- a CDS encoding HSP90 family protein, whose product MDTSIPHTFQVDLRGLVDLLSHHLYSSPKVYLRELLQNAVDALTARRAEQPDAPAEVRLYAEGGTLRVEDTGIGLTEADVHSLLATIGRSSKRGEGLQAVRSEFLGQFGIGLLACFVVADRIRVVSRSARTPDAPPVEWTARDDGSYTVRTLDDSARPEPGTTVHLEARGDAEEWLAEDRVRELARDFGALLPYDVRVGGEPVTELPAPWDRTYPGPAARRVALARHCQETFGFSPLDTVELDIPLAGVRGVAYVLPSAVSPAQRARHRVHLKGMLLTERAEQLLPDWAFFVRCVIDTDSLRPTASRESLYEDETLAAVREALGERIRDWLSTLAAGDPERLRAFLAVHHLGVKSLARHDGDMLRTMLPWLPFETTDGQVSLEEFAQRHPVIHYTRTVEEFRQVAPIAAAQGIGVVNGGYTYDTDLVEALPSVRPGTAVAELDTDTVTAHLDTVAPEEELALAAFLGTARARLDALGCDVALRAFHPLSVPALHLDDRGARHEQAREEAEEQADELWSGILGSLRGSAPRPKLILNHLNPLVRRIGSLGDPELVGTAVESLYGQALLRAQRPLRPADSALLNRAFIGLLEWATHDGTANGEGGL is encoded by the coding sequence ATGGACACATCGATTCCGCATACATTCCAGGTCGACCTGCGTGGCCTCGTGGACCTGCTCTCCCACCACCTCTACTCCAGTCCCAAGGTCTATCTGCGCGAGCTGCTGCAGAACGCCGTCGACGCGCTGACCGCCCGCCGGGCGGAGCAGCCGGACGCGCCCGCCGAGGTGCGGCTGTACGCGGAGGGCGGCACGCTGCGCGTCGAGGACACCGGCATCGGGCTGACCGAGGCCGATGTGCACAGCCTGCTCGCCACCATCGGGCGCAGTTCCAAGCGTGGCGAGGGACTTCAGGCGGTGCGCAGCGAGTTCCTCGGGCAGTTCGGCATCGGGCTGCTCGCCTGTTTCGTGGTCGCCGACCGGATCCGGGTGGTGAGCCGTTCCGCGCGTACGCCGGACGCGCCGCCGGTGGAGTGGACGGCCCGCGACGACGGCTCGTACACCGTGCGCACGCTGGACGACTCGGCCCGCCCCGAGCCCGGCACCACCGTCCACCTGGAGGCCCGCGGCGACGCCGAGGAGTGGCTCGCCGAGGACCGGGTGCGTGAACTGGCCCGGGACTTCGGCGCGTTGCTGCCCTACGACGTACGGGTCGGCGGCGAACCGGTCACCGAGCTGCCCGCGCCCTGGGACCGTACCTACCCCGGCCCGGCCGCCCGCCGGGTCGCGCTGGCCCGGCACTGCCAGGAGACGTTCGGCTTCTCCCCGCTGGACACCGTCGAGCTGGACATCCCGCTGGCGGGCGTGCGCGGTGTCGCGTATGTGCTGCCCAGTGCGGTGAGTCCGGCGCAGCGGGCCCGGCACCGGGTGCACCTCAAGGGCATGCTGCTGACCGAGCGTGCCGAACAGCTCCTGCCCGACTGGGCGTTCTTCGTCCGCTGCGTCATCGACACCGACAGCCTGCGGCCGACCGCCTCGCGCGAGTCGCTGTACGAGGACGAGACCCTGGCGGCGGTGCGCGAGGCGCTCGGCGAGCGCATCCGCGACTGGCTGAGCACCCTCGCGGCGGGCGACCCGGAGCGTCTGCGGGCCTTTTTGGCCGTGCACCACCTGGGCGTGAAGTCGCTGGCCCGGCACGACGGGGACATGCTGCGCACGATGCTGCCCTGGCTGCCGTTCGAGACCACCGACGGACAGGTCTCGCTCGAGGAGTTCGCCCAGCGCCACCCGGTGATCCACTACACGCGTACGGTCGAGGAGTTCCGTCAGGTCGCCCCGATCGCCGCGGCCCAGGGCATCGGTGTCGTCAACGGCGGCTACACCTACGACACCGACCTGGTCGAGGCGCTGCCCTCGGTGCGGCCCGGCACCGCTGTCGCCGAACTCGACACGGACACCGTCACCGCGCATCTGGACACCGTGGCCCCCGAGGAGGAACTGGCGCTCGCCGCGTTCCTCGGCACGGCCCGCGCGCGGCTGGACGCGCTCGGCTGCGATGTCGCGCTGCGCGCCTTCCATCCGCTGTCGGTGCCCGCACTCCACCTCGACGACCGCGGCGCCCGCCACGAACAGGCACGGGAGGAGGCCGAGGAGCAGGCGGACGAGCTGTGGTCGGGCATCCTCGGCTCGCTGCGCGGCAGCGCCCCGCGTCCCAAGCTGATCCTCAACCACCTCAACCCGCTGGTGCGGCGCATCGGTTCGCTGGGCGACCCCGAACTGGTCGGCACCGCGGTCGAATCGCTGTACGGGCAGGCGCTGTTGAGGGCCCAGCGCCCGCTGCGCCCCGCGGACTCGGCGCTGCTCAACCGCGCCTTCATCGGGCTTCTTGAATGGGCGACGCACGACGGCACGGCGAACGGAGAGGGCGGCCTGTGA
- the recG gene encoding ATP-dependent DNA helicase RecG, translated as MRETSPSESARQPLRQPLKNVLGAATAKVMAEALGLHTVGDLLHHYPRRYAERGELTRLTELPLDEHVTVVAQVATARILKFNAGRGQRLEVVITDGSGQLQLVFFGRGVHKPHKDLVPGTRAMFSGKVSVFNRKLQLAHPAYQLLLGDHGDHGGLGGDGEGGADGDAAEVASWAGALLPLYPATAKLESWKIAKAVDAVLPQAREALDPLPPSLREGRGLLPLPEALELIHRPRTKSDIAEARARLKWDEAFVLQVALARRRHDETQLPAVARVPGEAGLLAAFDARLPFTLTDGQQKVTREIFGDLATEHPMHRLLQGEVGSGKTLVALRAMLAVVDAGGQAAMLAPTEVLAQQHHRSVVEMMGDLADGGRLGAPDKATKVVLLTGSMGAAARRQALLDLVTGEAGIVIGTHALIEDKVQFHDLGLVVVDEQHRFGVEQRDALRGKGKQPPHLLVMTATPIPRTVAMTVFGDLETSVLDQLPAGRSPIASHLVPAQDKPHFLARAWERVREEVRQGHQAYVVCPRIGDDEDEKAERKAKQSAEEADKRPPLAVLDIAAELSAGPLKGLGVEILHGRMAPEDKDAVMRRFAAGESDVMVATTVIEVGVNVPNATVMVIMDADRFGVSQLHQLRGRVGRGSAPGLCLLVTEMPEASPARARLGAVAATLDGFELSRIDLEQRREGDVLGQAQSGVRSSLRMLAVIEDEEIIAEAREEAAAVVAADPELTAYPGLRTALAALLDEERERYLDKG; from the coding sequence GTGCGTGAAACGTCCCCGTCCGAGTCGGCGCGCCAGCCTCTGCGCCAGCCGCTCAAGAACGTCCTCGGCGCCGCCACCGCGAAGGTGATGGCCGAGGCCCTCGGCCTGCACACGGTCGGGGATCTGCTGCATCACTACCCGCGCCGCTACGCCGAGCGCGGCGAACTGACCCGGCTCACCGAGCTGCCGCTCGACGAGCATGTGACGGTGGTCGCGCAGGTCGCCACCGCGCGGATCCTCAAGTTCAACGCCGGGCGCGGCCAGCGCCTGGAGGTCGTCATCACCGACGGCTCGGGGCAGCTCCAGCTCGTCTTCTTCGGACGCGGCGTGCACAAGCCGCACAAGGACCTGGTGCCCGGCACCAGGGCGATGTTCTCGGGCAAGGTCTCCGTCTTCAACCGCAAGCTCCAACTCGCCCATCCCGCCTATCAGTTGCTGCTCGGCGACCACGGCGACCACGGCGGTCTCGGTGGGGACGGCGAAGGGGGAGCGGACGGCGACGCGGCGGAGGTGGCGAGCTGGGCGGGCGCGCTCCTCCCGCTGTATCCGGCCACCGCCAAACTGGAGTCCTGGAAGATCGCCAAGGCGGTCGACGCGGTCCTGCCGCAGGCCCGCGAGGCGCTCGACCCGCTGCCGCCCTCACTGCGCGAGGGGCGCGGCCTGCTCCCCCTGCCCGAGGCGCTGGAACTGATCCACCGGCCGCGCACCAAGTCCGACATCGCCGAGGCCCGCGCCCGGCTCAAGTGGGACGAGGCCTTCGTGCTCCAGGTCGCCCTCGCCCGCCGCCGGCACGACGAGACCCAACTCCCCGCCGTGGCCCGGGTTCCCGGCGAGGCGGGCCTGCTCGCCGCCTTCGACGCGCGGCTGCCGTTCACCCTCACCGACGGCCAGCAGAAGGTGACCCGCGAGATCTTCGGCGACCTCGCCACCGAACACCCGATGCACCGGCTGCTCCAGGGCGAGGTCGGCTCCGGCAAGACCCTGGTGGCCCTGCGCGCGATGCTCGCCGTCGTCGACGCGGGCGGCCAGGCGGCCATGCTCGCGCCCACCGAAGTGCTCGCCCAGCAGCACCACCGCTCGGTCGTCGAGATGATGGGCGACCTCGCCGACGGGGGAAGGCTCGGCGCCCCCGACAAGGCCACCAAGGTGGTCCTCCTGACCGGCTCGATGGGCGCGGCGGCCCGCCGCCAGGCCCTGCTCGACCTGGTCACCGGCGAGGCCGGGATCGTCATCGGCACCCATGCCCTGATCGAGGACAAGGTGCAGTTCCACGACCTCGGCCTGGTGGTCGTCGACGAACAGCACCGGTTCGGCGTCGAACAGCGCGACGCCCTGCGCGGCAAGGGCAAACAGCCCCCGCACCTGCTCGTGATGACGGCGACGCCCATCCCGCGCACCGTCGCCATGACCGTCTTCGGCGACCTGGAGACCTCCGTACTCGACCAGCTCCCCGCGGGCCGTTCCCCCATCGCCAGCCATCTGGTCCCCGCCCAGGACAAGCCGCACTTCCTCGCGCGCGCCTGGGAGCGCGTGCGCGAGGAAGTACGTCAGGGACACCAGGCGTACGTCGTCTGCCCCCGCATCGGCGACGACGAGGACGAGAAGGCGGAGCGCAAGGCCAAGCAGTCCGCGGAGGAGGCCGACAAACGCCCGCCGCTCGCCGTCCTGGACATCGCCGCCGAACTGTCCGCCGGACCGCTCAAGGGACTCGGCGTCGAGATCCTGCACGGCCGGATGGCGCCCGAGGACAAGGACGCCGTGATGCGCCGGTTCGCCGCGGGCGAGAGCGACGTGATGGTGGCGACCACGGTCATCGAGGTCGGCGTGAACGTCCCCAACGCCACCGTCATGGTCATCATGGACGCCGACCGGTTCGGCGTCTCCCAACTGCACCAGCTGCGCGGCCGGGTCGGCCGCGGCTCGGCCCCCGGCCTGTGCCTCCTGGTCACCGAGATGCCCGAGGCGAGCCCCGCCCGCGCCCGGCTCGGCGCCGTCGCCGCCACCCTCGACGGCTTCGAACTCTCCCGGATCGACCTCGAACAGCGCCGGGAGGGCGACGTACTCGGCCAGGCCCAGTCCGGGGTGCGCTCCAGCCTGCGGATGCTCGCCGTCATCGAGGACGAGGAGATCATCGCCGAGGCCCGCGAGGAGGCCGCCGCGGTGGTCGCCGCGGACCCCGAACTCACCGCCTACCCGGGCCTGCGCACCGCCCTCGCCGCGCTCCTCGACGAGGAACGGGAGCGGTACCTGGACAAGGGCTGA
- the rsmD gene encoding 16S rRNA (guanine(966)-N(2))-methyltransferase RsmD: MTRVIAGRAGGRRIAVPPGTGTRPTSDRAREGLFSTWSSLLGGSLDGERVLDLYGGSGAVGLEALSRGAAHALLVESDARAVRTIRDNVRSLQLPGAEVRAGKAEQVVTGAAPEEPYTLAFLDPPYAVPDQELAEILLTLRAGGWLAEEALVTVERSTRNGTFPWPEGFEELRARRYGEGTFWYGRAAAVTVPGRTDAS; this comes from the coding sequence ATGACCCGCGTGATCGCCGGCCGCGCCGGCGGACGCCGAATCGCCGTCCCGCCGGGCACCGGCACCCGCCCCACCTCCGACCGCGCACGCGAGGGCCTGTTCTCCACCTGGAGCTCGCTGCTCGGCGGCTCCCTGGACGGCGAACGCGTCCTCGACCTGTACGGCGGCTCGGGCGCGGTGGGCCTGGAAGCACTCTCGCGGGGCGCCGCGCACGCCCTGCTCGTCGAGTCCGACGCCCGCGCCGTACGCACCATCCGGGACAACGTCCGCAGCCTGCAACTGCCCGGCGCCGAGGTAAGGGCGGGCAAGGCCGAGCAGGTCGTGACGGGTGCGGCGCCCGAGGAGCCGTACACCCTGGCCTTCCTCGACCCGCCCTACGCCGTGCCCGACCAGGAGCTGGCCGAGATTCTGCTCACACTGCGCGCGGGCGGCTGGCTCGCCGAGGAGGCACTGGTCACCGTGGAACGCAGTACCCGAAACGGCACATTCCCCTGGCCCGAGGGGTTCGAAGAGCTGAGGGCCCGCCGCTACGGCGAAGGCACGTTTTGGTACGGTCGCGCCGCCGCTGTGACCGTCCCCGGACGCACAGACGCCTCATGA
- the coaD gene encoding pantetheine-phosphate adenylyltransferase: MRRAVCPGSFDPITNGHLDIISRASALYDVVHVAVMINQSKQGLFAIEERIELIREVTAEFGNVEVESFHGLLVDFCKERDIPAIVKGLRAVSDFDYELQMAQMNNGLTGVETLFVPTNPTYSFLSSSLVKEVAKWGGDVSHLVPAPVLRALGERLTQD, translated from the coding sequence TTGCGCCGCGCCGTCTGTCCCGGGTCGTTCGACCCCATCACCAACGGACATCTCGACATCATCTCCCGCGCCTCCGCGCTCTACGACGTGGTCCACGTCGCGGTGATGATCAACCAGTCCAAGCAGGGCCTGTTCGCCATCGAGGAGCGGATCGAGCTGATCCGCGAGGTCACCGCCGAGTTCGGCAACGTCGAGGTCGAGTCCTTCCACGGACTGCTCGTGGACTTCTGCAAGGAACGCGACATCCCGGCCATCGTGAAGGGCCTGCGCGCCGTCAGCGACTTCGACTACGAACTCCAGATGGCCCAGATGAACAACGGTCTCACCGGCGTCGAGACCCTGTTCGTCCCCACCAACCCCACCTACAGCTTCCTGTCCTCCTCGCTGGTCAAGGAGGTCGCCAAGTGGGGCGGCGACGTCTCCCACCTGGTACCCGCTCCGGTACTGCGCGCCCTCGGCGAGCGGCTCACCCAGGACTGA